The genomic window GGCAGTAGGGGCGAACCGGCTGCGAGTGGAACGCGTCGTCGGTCTCCTTCTGGAGACGGCGGAAGCCTTCGCTATCGAGGTAACCGGACTGGTCGAGTTGGGTCATGAAGCCCAGGACCTGTTCCGTGAGGAGGAGCTGACCGAGACGGCGCTGAATCTCCTCCTGGAGCTGGCGGATGGTGTGCTTGCCGTCGAAGAACGCGAGGAGGAGGGCCGCGGCCTGGGGAATCAGGACCGGATCTTTGGCGTATCCCATCGGGTCGCGCAGCGCGATGAACTTTTGCGACCCCTGAACGATGGGGTAGACCTCGACGGCGCGGATGGAGGGCAGGAGCGTGTCCGGATCGGCTGCAACCGATGCGGTCGAAGCGGGCGGCGCGTCAGACGGAGGCGACTTTGACACAGTTCTTTCCAGAGCGTTTGGCTTGATAGAGCGCGGCGTCGGCCCGGTCGAACAGATCCGTTTCGTTGTCCGCCGACTCCGGGTACATCGAGAGTCCGACGCTCACGGTCACGCCCATTTTTTTCCCATCCCGAGCGATGTTGTATGCCTCGATTTGTTCTCGGAGCCGGTTCGAGACGAGCAGGGATTGCGACGCGTTCAGCTCCGTGAGGATCACGGCGATCTCTTCCCCGCCGTAGCGCGCGATCACGTCCGTGTCGCGCAAGCTTTTTCGCAAGATGTTCGAAACGCCGCGGAGGACCTCGTCGCCCACGGAGTGGCCGTAGGTATCGTTGAAGGACTTGAAGTTGTCGATGTCCATGAGCACCACGGCCAGGGGACGGCGGAGACGTTTCGCTTTATGGAGTTCGAGCCGGAGGTAATCCTTGAAATAGCGGTGCGAGTAGAGGCCGGTCAGCTCATCGGTGATGGCCAGTTTGAACAGCCGCGCATTCTCGATCGCGAGGGCGGCCTGATTGGCGAAGGCTTCGAGGATCTCCAGGTCGTCGTCCGAGAACGTGGGACCGTCCTTCCGATTGAGGACTTCGATGGCGCCGATGATGCGGGCCTTCACCTTCATGGGGGCGCAGGCGATGTTGCGGCTGGTGAAGTTCACCGATGAGGCGACGCGCGGGGAGAAGCGCGGGTCTTTGTCGACATCCGGGGAAAGCACGGGGACGCCGTGTTGAACGACCCAGCCGGCAATCCCTTCACCGATTTGCAGTTTGATGTCTTTTACTTCGTCCGCTTTCTCGCCGGTAGCAGCGAGAAAATAGAGGCTGTGGCCGTCCTCGCCCTTGAGGATGATGGAGCTGGCCTCGGCGTGGGTCACCTGCGTGGCGTGTTCGAGAATGGAGTTGAGCACGTGCCGTTCGTCGAGGGAGGAGTTGACGAGCGCGGTGACCTTGATGAGAGATGACAGTCTGTCAATGCGATCCTGTTCGGAGCGGAAGGCTTTGGAGAGCTCCTCGGGAAGGTGGGCATCGTCCACGTTGGAGTGGGCGCGGAGACTCTGCGTGAGCGTGTTCATGACGGATTGGAGGGCTTCGCCGTATCGGAAGCGCGTGCCCGGCGCCGTGGCAGGAGCGGGCGTGGTCGGCGGAACGGAAGGGGGGGGGCTGACGAGGCGGGCGGCGCGGCTTGGGGAAGGGGAGTGCCGGGGCGTGGAGCGGGTGGATCGCCGGACGGCGGGATGGGGCCTCGTGGACGACGCTTTGGATACAGAGCGTTTTGCTATGGAATCCTCCTGTAGTGTTCGAGGTCGCTCCCGGAGGTTCGCTCGGATTCCGGGAGAGGGGGATTGTAGCGGAATGGCGAGTTTTTTCAAAGGCGGGGGGGTGCTGAGTAACGCCCGGCGAAGCTCGGGGGGAATCGGTGAGTGACTGTGTGATAGTGTGATGGTGAGTCATCTAGGGTCTGCTGCGGGGTGGGGGAGGGGGCAGGCATTGGAGGCGTGAGGGGGAAAATAGGAGGATTGCCGCCGTTCAGCGGGTTCGAGGCCCCGTGACTTGCCGCGGAGCGTGGTTTCTTCAGCGCGAGCACGGGGTCCGGCCCGTCCTCCGCAGTGCCTACTCCGTCGAAGCAGCTTCGGCTGCGAAGGCTGGAAGCTGCTACGGAGGGGGAAGCCCCGTGCGGGGCTTTTGCGGGGTAGGCTAAGACCTTCCTGGATGGCGGTGGGTAGTTTGCATTGCAAGTTGGTTGTGGGCCGCATGATTAGTGGTTCAGAAATAGTAAAGAAAAGAATATAGTAGATGAAGATATCAGATAAGTCATTGGCTTGGTGCTTGGAAGTGGCATGTGTTCCACGTGGAACTTCGGATCGGAAACGGGGTTCACCAAGGTGGTATCGGCGTTGATGAATCAGTGGAGTTGCAACGTGGTCCGAGACTCATGGCCGACCTGCCAGGATGGACGCATGTAGAGGCTCGCCGAGGAAAGGTCTTGCGGTGACAACCTGGTTATCTCCCTCGGATCGGATGAAGGATATCTTGTTGGCAGGAGTGCATGTTCGCCCTGACCGATGCAGGGCCCTGGGAAGCACCATGAGCCGGATTCCAGGACAAGGCAGTTCTTGCGTTCCTGGGAAAGGTCTGGATTGACCAAGCGGCTGGAAGCGGGGCCGACCTGCAAGCAAGGCTGGAGTGGGAAACTGGATGGCGAACCAGGGCCACTCACTTGAACATGCGCGAGGCGAGCTTTGGAGGATTGGCTGAGCCTCGGCCGTCCCTCCTCGCAGTCGGAGAATCCTTAGAGAAGCTTGATTCCGGGAACCGCAAAGCCGGATCCTGTGCTCAGATCGCCAAGGCGAAGCACGCGACTATTTGCAGGAGTGCGCAGCATGTAGCGGCACCACCAAAGATTGGAGGTCCAAGACGGGCAAAGGCCCCTGAGAGCCGCAGAATGCGTAACCCCCCAGGATTGGCCTCTCAAAACATGCCGAGTCCTCGCGAATGCGCTACTGAAGATCGCCGTGGAACAGCCAGGATACGCCGGCTCTCTACCTCCCCTCTGCCCCCACTTACAAAGGAGGGCAATTCCTCCCAAGGGGAGGCGAAGTGGAGTAGAACAGATCATGAGTGACTTTAGCTCCGAAGTTTGCACGACATCTCAAGATCAGAACGCGTCTTCCGCCTAACGTCAGCCTGAACTCGCTTCAGGATCTCATTGAGATGCCGAAACAAGCTCGACGTGGTATCCGAAGTAGGGCTGCGGCATACCGAAGCGAAATCTGAAGTTTCTCAAGGGCGATATGCGCAAGTCACTGGCATTGCTCTCAGTCCATCTCGGGCGTCAGAGACCTACCAAGAACATCCTATCCGAGGCAGGTGCCAGTTGATGGACCGGAGTGCGATGAGGAGGGGGCGGCAACCGATGGGTGGGACACGCCGGAGGGTCTTCCCGTTTTCAAATTGGAAGGCGGGCAGGGCGACCATCTGAGTTTGCCGAGGCCATACTGCGTTTCCGGTGGCGCGGAAACCGCCCCTGCACGGATAGGATGCCGGCGAACGGACGAGCGCTGAACTTCCGGGTTTTCGGCCGGCGGACGCAGGGTATTGTAGGGCCGCATCTCCCGAATGCAACCGCACGACCTCCTGCCTCGAGACACCCAAGCAAGCATTTTCGCAGGAACTGACCATTACCCAGACACTCAAGACTGCACATCTCACAACGGCACGAGTTCCACGTGGAACGCCGATAGCCACCAGACTCGACCCTCCAAGCCATGGCCGCCCCAGGAACATTGTGAAAGTGTAAAGATAACATTCCAGTCGCAAATATGATAAACCCTGACAGTACAGATATATCTATATCATATTATATATACCTATAATTCAATACACACATCCGACAACCCGACGCCGGCTGTGTACAAGTCTGCCGCCCCTTGGAGGTGATTGGGATCACAGTATCAAAGCTCACGCAATTCTCCTTCCCCTCAAGGCGGGCCGATCGAACCGTGGACGAGGTTCGAGCCGGAGGCTTCCCCCGGCGGGGGCCTTCCCGGACGGAATCAAATGACACTAAGTCAAGGATACACACTGTCACTAAGACAAACGCGGTCGCATGGAAACCCGGACGGAAATCGGTCTTTCCATGGTCGGAGGCGGGCGGCGCCGCGGCTTTCCCCCACGGGCTCCTGCGTGGCTCGCCATGCGCGCCGTGCTATACTCCCCCTCCCAGTGAACGGGATACACCTCCGCCTAGGCCGCCTGATCGGCACGCTTCCGATCCTTCTCGTTGCGGCGATCTGTGCTCGCTTCGTTTTTCCCGATTCCGCCCGCGCGCAACTCGATCCCTTCGAGAAGGTTCACGAGAAAAAAGGCCCCATCAATATCACGGCCGGCCAGGTGGAGTACGACAAGGAACACAAGATCGTTACCGCCACCGGTCATGCGAAGGCCGTCCAGCAGGACTTCTCGATTGAAGCGGACAAGCTCATCTACTACGACCAGGAAAAACGGCTCGAGGCCGTCGGAAACGTGGTCATGCAGGAGTGGGAAAATCTCTACAAGGCCGACCGGATGGTCATCGACACGGGAAATGAAACCGGAATTCTCATCAACGGCGAGGTGTACCTCTCCTCCGGAAATTTCCAGCTCTGTGGGGAACGCGTGGAGAAGCTCCCCGATGACCGTTACCATATCGAGGATGGAACCTACACCACCTGTACCTGCCCGCCCGGGCAGAAACCGAGCTGGACCCTCCGAGGCAGCTCCATGGATGTCGCGTATGGCAGCTACGGGGCGGTGTCGAACGCGCGCCTCACCGCGAAGGGCATCCCGGTCTTTTACTTCCCCAAACTCGCCTTTCCCGCCCTTCGCGAACGCCGGTCGGGTTTCCTCTTCCCGGATGTCTACTGGACGGACCGCAAAGGGTTCAGCACAAGCCTGCCGTTCTACTGGGCCATCGCGAAGAATGCCGATGCCACCATCCGACCCCGATTCATGGAGCGCCGGGGGGCGGGGGCCGACGTGGAATTGCGCTA from Nitrospirota bacterium includes these protein-coding regions:
- a CDS encoding sensor domain-containing diguanylate cyclase, which codes for MNTLTQSLRAHSNVDDAHLPEELSKAFRSEQDRIDRLSSLIKVTALVNSSLDERHVLNSILEHATQVTHAEASSIILKGEDGHSLYFLAATGEKADEVKDIKLQIGEGIAGWVVQHGVPVLSPDVDKDPRFSPRVASSVNFTSRNIACAPMKVKARIIGAIEVLNRKDGPTFSDDDLEILEAFANQAALAIENARLFKLAITDELTGLYSHRYFKDYLRLELHKAKRLRRPLAVVLMDIDNFKSFNDTYGHSVGDEVLRGVSNILRKSLRDTDVIARYGGEEIAVILTELNASQSLLVSNRLREQIEAYNIARDGKKMGVTVSVGLSMYPESADNETDLFDRADAALYQAKRSGKNCVKVASV